Genomic window (Loxodonta africana isolate mLoxAfr1 chromosome 25, mLoxAfr1.hap2, whole genome shotgun sequence):
ACCTTAATCAAGTCATGCCTTTACTTGAgtccaccttttatcttacaagagataaaaggagagagaagcaagcagaaacaaGGAAACTCgccaccaccaggaaagaagagccaggagtggagtgcgtcctttgaatccagggtccctgcactgagaacctcctagacccaggagacagctgtaacactggaaatagtgcaagacagcaagaagtggcagcagagaatcggcagtagcagaaccaggagactgacagGAGATGGTAGAGTGAGTGTGCTGACCCACAAAGCtagagagttgagtgccttcaggctgaggcttactggtggagtggggtgcctctgggcacttatagGTGAACCTGAAGAGCTTTGCAACACTTGTCCTAGCAGGGCACAGGCCAGGCCGGGCTGAGGGACCAAGGGCCAAAggccgagagggagagagagacagagctgcctgcgggcatggctgagaagctaTCCTggctgaagaactgtatccttagtcatttctgattctgaattataacctgttatgcaaagatacatggagatctccaaggaacgccGGGTCCACAGatgctgaaaggagacaaggatcctcctccagagccaacaaagagagaaagccctcccctagaactggtgccttcaattcagacttctagctacctaaactatgagagaatacatttctgtttgttagagccatccacttgtgatactcctgttacagcagcactagatgactaagacaagggaaCTTGAGAAACAGTAGATATTTGGATGAGAGTGAGGGTTCAGAGGCAGTGCTGGGACCTGACTTTAAATTCTCCTCCTCCTCACCAGGGGCACTGTCAGCATCCAGGTGCTGCCTCTCTGCTCCACAGCATTGCTTATACCACGAGGACAGATGATTATACAAAAGACTGAAATTAGCAGTTCATGCTTGGTgatggacttctcccttcagcaAAACTACCACTCTCAGGGAAACTCCTATTCCCCGTACCCTCTGCAATAAACTCAGAACCTGGATTTGTGTGCCTGGGGCATGCCTCATATTACCTGAACCTTGTTCTCTACTCTTCCCTTTACCTTATACTCAGCTGGCTGTCACCCAGTACCTAGGACTCTTTCTTTCTAGGTGCATTAGACACTGGCCAGGTAATAATTGATAAGCAAAGTTGATGGACTAATTTATATTAAAAGTAAATGGCTAATATTAGCTCACTGGAGTTTCTCTTCTCAATGGTATCTACATTTTAACCAGGAACTACACCTCACTCCCATGTATCAGTTAGAGATGGGTCCTGAAATCAGAATGAGATAGAATGAGTGAGGTGGAATACGGATTTCTCATAGAGATTAGGTCTTACACATTTGTGGGAGTTGATGAAGAAATCTAAGGAAGGCCGTTACCTCTGCTGCTGTGTGGTGGGCCTGAGGTCATTCCAGGTTAACgtggcagcagtcaagaagaaCACTTTATATGAAGTGGGGAAGAGCAAGGACACACCGGATCCCTGAGGAGAAAGTGGCAACTCTAACCACCTCACACTAATGATGCAGGTGACCTGCAGAAAAGCTGGTGTCCTTCACACTAAGAGAGGCTGGAGAGCTGCAGGCCTTGCTTCTGGCCACGCCAGTAAGGTGAGCCTGCAGATCAGCAACAGCAGACAGAAACTGCATTGCCACTTAACGCCCTACACCAACCTTCAGAGTGAACTTAGACTGCTGCTTCCCTTCCACCTTCAAATTTCTCTTGGGACCAACTCTGACTTAACCATATAGGGAAAGGAATTCTAGGAAATATGGTTCAAGGTTAGTTAGGTTGATGCACTACAAAACCaccagccaaaaaaccaaacctgttgccactgggtcgattctgactcatagcgaccctttaggacaccgtagagctgcctcatggggtttccaaggttgtaaatctttacgaagcaggctgccacatctttctctcatggaatggctggtgggtatgaaccaccgacctcttggttaaccactgagtgctttaaccaccgtgccgccAGGGATCCTCAGACAACCACCACAACCCTTAAAATCAGTCTCAAAAGATGGCTTCTCAAATCCATTTACTGGCCAGTGCAGACTCTGAAGTGAGGATGGGAGGATGTGAGGGGATGGAGGAGAGGGAagtttcttggtgttcttcaaatGTATGTCACAGAAAAATAGGAAAGCCAGATAAGTGGTAAATATGTATTATATGGGCACATATCCAAATGTTTGTGAATTTGTGTGTCCAGAAAGAAAACGTTTGACCTTACAACTGGGCCAGAGTTATCTGTGAGAAGTATTGAAGGATCCTCAGGAATTTGTGAGTGTCCCTGGGTTTCTCTGGATACTATGGTAACCACAACTCCCAGTTCATGAACATATccccttctctgagccttgggaaggagaagaagaaggaagcCATGGAAAAGGCAAAAGGAAGCCCAAAGGCAGCCTCAAGGGCCATAAAGTGGAGTGTCTGAAAGCACACCTTCACCAGCTTCCTTCTTTGGCAGAAGCCAGTTAATTTCTGATGTTCCAGAATGGAATGGAACAACGAGATCATACCTCACCAAAGGTGTAGGCATGTCTCAAGACCATTTCCTCTCTGTGAGGGAGCAGTGGGCAGGGTGAGATGATAAAAGTAGAGGGAAGGCAGTTCTTCCCAAAGCCCAGACCTTGAAGTGGATGCTGAAGGTATGGCCGTGCCTTAATTTTGTCTCTCCTTCGTTTAGACGGACCTCTAGTTCAATGGGAAACTTCATCGGTCATGTGTTCCCTGGGCTGTTTCTTGTCTTATATGGACTGCATCAGGCAATAGTGGTCTCCAAAGCTGTGATATTCAATGACTCTCTCCTGTATCCTTCGTACCCTCCCAGGAATAAAGGGAGATGGGCCATGCTGTGGAAAATATCCTATGTAGGATTGTTGAAGATGATGGCTGGCTCTTTCTTGATAGTTTATGAGATCAACTGCGTTAAAGGAGGGTTGATACTGATGAACAGGGACATGCCACCAAGGTTTATGTATCCCAAAGAGTGGCAGCATCTCACCATATTCATCCTCCTTACCCTCAACGGTTGTGTAGACATCCTGAGCAAGAATTTACTGCCTCAGAGGTGTGTGGTCCTGGAGCTAGGTGTCCGGATCCTGACATTCTACGTACTTCTGCTGCTGTTGGTGTCACATACTCAGGGTACAGTAGGGGTGGAGCTGCAGGTTCACTCTCTGCTCATCTTGGTGGTGTTCCTGCTGATGCTGGTGTTGACTGCAGAGCTGTGGGCTCCTGGCATGTTTCACCTCTGGTTGATTGAGACCTTTCTGTTTTTGATGATGGGCTCCTGGCTGGTTCAGGCAGGCTTTATTCTGTTCAAACCAGTCTCCAGCTACCCATGGCAGGACGATGACATGAGTGACATCATGTTTGTCACCACCTTCTTCTGCTGGCATGTGGTGATCAATGCCTTATGGCTTTTAGGGATCTATGGCTTCTCTTCCTTTTGGTATCGTTGTTACCATCCTAGCTTGAAGCTGACGGGGTTCAAAGAAGCTCCATATCACGCCAGCCCTCCAGGACCCCTCTACAAGTTGCTTCAAGAAGTGGAGCAGTCAGAGAAAGATGACCAGGCTCTCCTCCTTCCAACAAGCTCACCCTGAGACATGGCCTAGAATGCTTGGCACAGAGTCCACCCCATCTTTCCCTTGTGGGTTCTCTTGGTCACGTTCATTGTACCCTCTTTGGTCCCCAGTGAAGGTAATGACCAAAGCAGAGCAGTTGATCCCCATCTGCTAATGCATCCGCTGTCCCTGAGCCTCTACTCACTGAGGAGATGGGGAGAATGGAACCTGAGAAAGGGTTGCTGATGGGGCTggggaaggtgggggaggggagtagGGAGGGAGTAGAGCAGGGGAATAGGGACATTTGCAAGAAAAGCCGTGGTGGGAAGAGAATGCAACAGAAGAGAAGTCCAGGAAGGGAGGGGAACAGAGTCCAGCAGCCATGCCATGGTCAGCTGCTTCTCCAAGCCCAAGTGATTGccttttccctgaggaaattaAGATTTCTCACAATTCAAAACTGCAATCATTCAAGTCTAATCCCGATAAATAAGAGCAGGTACTCGTGTTTGCTCACTGAAGTGGTGCCAACATGTAGAAGCAGCGTAAACAGAATTTATAATTAATTTACATTTGCCTTCCGCTCAATTGATATGGGTTAGCTTCATTTCAAATTCTGCACATAAAGCAAGACTTTATTAATACTTCAATATCATAACATTTCAAATTTGCATAATTCAGGTTTTCATAGAATCCAAATGCTCTGTATTTCTCCAGCCTCCTATCTTATTACTCTCCTATTCTAGCTAAAGCTTACCTAGTTCACCTTCACTACCCTTACACACATCATTTACTAGATCCTACCCTTGGGGCTTTGAAAATTTCACTTCCTTGCATCTCACAGAAAGCCAACCAGCAatcacatttttacaatattatttGGGACCCAGCATAAAATCCATCCCTACCCCCACCCCGCTGACCACCCCCAAGAATTCCTTCCCAAAGAACTCTCATCCACTCCTTTGTTCTGGAATTTTTAGGCACTCATACTAAATCTGCCTTCTAATTTTGCCCGTACAGCTGATACACTTTAGTGTTATGTTCCTCGAATCATTTCTCTTGGGAAGATTTTTCTCACCAACTAAAATATAGGCTCTTCAAGGATAGGGACTTTGCCATACCCAAGTTATATATTTTCCTATGTATGTTCCAACTATGtaagatgttgttagctgccatctaatcagctcctgactcataggaaccctatacaCAATGGAaagcttttccatcctctgccattctcatgatcagttgtggatcaaaccattgtgGTACAcaacggttttcattggctgatctttggaaatagattgccaggcctttcttcctagtctatcgcAGCCTGCAagttctgttgaaacctgttcagcatcatagcaacatacaagcctccactgacagagaagCGGTGGCCGTGTGTGAGGTGCGGTGGCCACTAATTGAACCCGGTCTCCTTCATGGAGcacaagaattttaccactgctTAATAAAAAAGCTTATTTGCTTCCAGAATCTTCACTACCACCACCCAGTTCTTTCTAAATGTGAAGTCACATAGTACTGCCTGGACAGCTTCTTTGAACACTCTGGGAGACACCAACAGTCCTGAAACCTGAGTCATCTTCTTAGTAACGGGCTTGTTCTCTTCCTCGTTcttgggcataataaaatccaccAACTTGTGTCTGCAGTGTTTACACTGTTTTTGTTCTGCAACCCTCACAAGCATCCTGTAAGGAACCTCCAGAAAACTGAGACTTCAGCAGGTTGAGtaacccaaagtcacacagctggtatgAAGCAAGGCAGGAATTTTAGTGCAGGTGTGTCTGACTCAATCCAGTGCTGTGTCCTCTGGCTCACAGTAAGTCTGCTTATGGGAATGGGGAAGGGAATGGGCCTGAAGaagaaattctcagaaaaaggaaaaaggtcATCCAGGAGGCCTAGCTGGAGTCCGCAGCACAGTGTGTGTGAAGtgtgaacacattttttttttttttgtgccctcGAACTCCGACTTataacagccctatagggcagagtagaactgcccatagggcttcctagactgaaatctttacaggaccagatcgccaggtctcttctcctgcagagtagctggtgggttccaactgttgaccttcaggttagcagccaagcacttcgcCACGGCCCCACGAGGGTGCATTTGTGAACAATCTAGGCTTCCTAAAAGGTATATTTGTGCCACACCTTCTGTTTTTCCCCACACCTGCCTTTCCCCCCACCACTGGGACTGAGAGTCTGGCAGGCTGTCTACTTCTGGCTGGGTCTTAAATTTCTGGGCTCAGATCCAAGTGAGGGCTGGGGATAAGGCTTTCTTGTGATTAAGTTTTCTAATCTTTCCCATTTCCCCTTTTTTCTTAGTTCCTTAGACTCTCTTCAGTGACATCTCTTTGTGGTGGCAGGGCAGGGGGGAGTGGTGGTGAAGAGGCTCCTTTTCTCTTCACTACTCCTGCACACATTTATGGTAGAGGAAGAGAAATTGCAAACACTGTTAGCCACCTACTTCCAGTCATTTGCAGCCGAGTTTTATAATGATAAAGAAATTTCTTGTAATGAATTGATATTCCCAACACAACACTCTTACATATAAAAATCCAGTCTTGGTAGTAAGCTTGCATGCTATTTGGGGACTTCAATAGTCACTGTGCGTTTTCAAACAAATGTTTGTTGGATATGATGTAATTTTAGTTTTGGGAGAGATATCGTGCAGG
Coding sequences:
- the LOC100673580 gene encoding transmembrane epididymal protein 1A-like; translation: MLKVWPCLNFVSPSFRRTSSSMGNFIGHVFPGLFLVLYGLHQAIVVSKAVIFNDSLLYPSYPPRNKGRWAMLWKISYVGLLKMMAGSFLIVYEINCVKGGLILMNRDMPPRFMYPKEWQHLTIFILLTLNGCVDILSKNLLPQRCVVLELGVRILTFYVLLLLLVSHTQGTVGVELQVHSLLILVVFLLMLVLTAELWAPGMFHLWLIETFLFLMMGSWLVQAGFILFKPVSSYPWQDDDMSDIMFVTTFFCWHVVINALWLLGIYGFSSFWYRCYHPSLKLTGFKEAPYHASPPGPLYKLLQEVEQSEKDDQALLLPTSSP